The following proteins are encoded in a genomic region of Garra rufa chromosome 22, GarRuf1.0, whole genome shotgun sequence:
- the LOC141297945 gene encoding alpha-sarcoglycan-like encodes MADKGSWALAITACAAGFLLVRADIITDAPAGQLFVYELHREVFQSEFEPFHKVFGHVYNDPMVFKCNKERFPDLPRWLRFTQRDPYENGFLYGTPLPQDHGRNIIEILVINKRSYDTSKERLVINVGPAVKRMPYQAEFLIERREIEKVLPAAVQEEIRLDVQNLWGTGRLDFVNITSALDRGGRVPLPLPGYFEGVYVKLGSDQPFSKCMLRLETPEHQRECESGGKISGDCSTCTNPINCISWCRSALFDLSRPVPPAPVPTVGSGVLEWGGEFSPPESPPDRDFFPDYIVTIIVPLALVVILCVLLAYIMCCRREGLVKRNAKTPDLQLYHHHTIQDNASELRRMATGDRRTVDRPRQCLQPLLMAEQAMAES; translated from the exons ATGGCAGACAAAGGGAGCTGGGCTTTGGCAATAACAG CCTGTGCCGCTGGTTTTCTGTTGGTGCGGGCCGACATTATCACAGATGCTCCGGCCGGTCAGCTGTTTGTCTATGAGCTGCACAGAGAAGTTTTCCAGAGCGAATTTGAGCCTTTTCATAAAGTCTTCG GTCATGTTTATAATGATCCCATGGTGTTTAAATGCAATAAGGAGCGATTCCCAGATCTGCCCCGCTGGCTCCGCTTCACCCAGAGAGACCCGTATGAGAACGGATTCCTGTACGGGACGCCGCTGCCACAGGACCATGGCAGGAACATCATCGAG ATTTTGGTGATCAACAAGCGGAGTTATGACACGTCTAAAGAGAGGCTGGTGATAAACGTGGGTCCTGCAG TAAAGCGGATGCCGTATCAGGCCGAGTTCTTGATCGAGCGCAGAGAGATTGAGAAAGTGCTGCCCGCTGCTGTTCAGGAGGAGATCAGGCTGGACGTTCAGAACCTGTGGGGAACCGGCAGACTGGATTTCGTCAACATCACCTCAGCTCTGGACAGAGGCGGCCGCGTCCCACTGCCTCTGCCGGGATATTTTGAGGG TGTGTATGTGAAACTGGGTTCAGACCAGCCCTTTTCCAAATGCATGCTGCGCCTGGAGACGCCGGAGCATCAGAGAGAGTGTGAGTCTGGAGGGAAGATCAGCGGAGACTGCAGCACCTGCACAAACCCCATCAACTGCATCAGCTGGTGCAGATCTGCTCTG TTTGATCTGTCCAGACCCGTTCCTCCGGCTCCGGTCCCGACCGTGGGCTCAGGTGTTCTGGAGTGGGGTGGAGAGTTCAGTCCTCCGGAGTCTCCTCCTGACAGAGATTTCTTCCCTGACTACATTGTCACCATCATCGTTCCACTGGCTCTGGTTGTGATCCTCTGTGTCCTCCTGGCCTACATCATGTGCTGCAGGAGAGAGGGACT TGTGAAACGAAACGCCAAGACTCCTGA TCTGCAGCTGTATCATCACCACACCATCCAGGATAACGCCAGCGAGCTGCGCAGGATGGCCACCGGCGACAGGCGAACCGTGGACCGTCCTCGACAATGTTTACAGCCGCTCCTCATGGCAGAGCAGGCGATGGCGGAGAGCTGA